The Cinclus cinclus chromosome Z, bCinCin1.1, whole genome shotgun sequence genome contains the following window.
CCGCTCCAAGGTCTGGACCTACGAGTACGAGTCCTTCATGCCGGACGTGTACGACTGGCCCGAGTCCAAGGTGCACTGATGGACGGCACCACCTCCTCAGGCAGCACCTCCTACTCTGCAGGGATCCCTTTCTCAGACCAACTTAAATCATGATCTTTGACTCCTCTTAATTTATTTGCGCTCTGTTTCGttgcctaatttttttttttctctctctcccctcttaTACCCTTTGTTTTTCACCTGATTTCTCCCAAGTAGCTGATAAACTGTATGGATGATGGAGTCTGCCACAGGGATGAGAGAGCCctccaaaattaatttaaataatgacATTGCATTTCTAGCTGAGAGCCAGCACCACACCGAAGAATTCCATTAATGATATTTTAGCTACATGCGTTTGATGATGAACTGTGGCTCTCTCATCACTGCTGAACTCCAGAACGatttatttctgcctttaaTAATCAGTCTTCTAATTGTCCTGGTGTTGTCACACTGCATTAGCTGTGACATCAAGGGAGACCACTtgccataagaaaaaaaaaaaaaaaaaaaaaaaggcagttaaAGACATCTTCAAGATTCTAAGAggccttttgttttgtttaatgtttGAAGATGCCCATGTCTCCAGACATCCTTGGGGCACTGGCTGCTGTTCCCTTGAGGGGCAGCAAGATGTACACATGTGGAGTCTGCAGCAAAGTTTGTAGGTTTGTTTTCATCACTCCATGAAATCTGTTCTCAGGAAAAATGTGAACTAGTTCAAATTGTCCTTGGGAAGcctgaaaataatattaatcaCTTAATAGCTGTTAAAAACAAAGCTGCGCTGTCGCAGAATGAATTTTATTGGGTAGAGGTAGGACCTGAAGTAATTTATGGAAATCTTGGGATTTTACAAGGAGATTTTACACAATGAACCGCAATATGCTGCaccaaaggttttaatttttattctttttccccaAGATTCTGTTTCATCTAAGCCAGGTTGTTTTCTCCCTTTGCACCCCCTTGTTCTCACAAAAAGACTGGTGTGTGATGTTCTATGACACTGCTGACCCAAGAGCTCCAAGGTGGACTCGCTTGGAACGAGCTCCCCGTAGGCAGCTGGAACAGGAAGCGTTGCCAGGCAGCTATTCATTCACACGAGTCTTTCTGAATGTTTCCTGTGGTCTTGGTCCCCCACGTCCTGCTCAGTGTGAGTACTGGACTCTAAAGATGCAATGCCTGCAAGCTCTGTACTGATCACTGCACCTTACTCCACTTAGAGTGTGTCCGAGTTCCTGTGTGAAAGCAGAAGTCCCGGTTGAGATTTTCCTTGCCAGGGGTAGTGCTGCACATTTGGTGCTGTTAGCAGAGTGTACGTTCCCCCTGGTTGTGTCAGGGACAGGCAAGGACACCCCAGGGATGTCACAGCCTGTGGGTACCTGCAGCGAGAGCAGCCCTGTGTcaggaacagaaataaagatattgtgctgtcccagtgtgctgcagcaaggcaggaaaaggacaggagtaaataaataaacacagatAGATGTGCCAGCAGCACCGTACTGGCAGACACCATCCAAAGAGATAAAGTACAGCTTGCTCAGGATTTACCCTTGGCAAGCACTGCTCTCGTATCCTCAGTCACACAGGAAAATGCGGTCTgcacagaacagagcaggggAAATGTTCCCAGTACCTCCCCCACCTCAGGCTCCTACAGCCTAACCTCTGGCTCTAAAATTAAGTTCATACAAAGAACAGTAAAACTTTGGGAAGGCACTGCCTAAGTGGGGAAAGAAGACTGATTatataaagacagaaaagagtgatgtggggaaaaaaaaaaaacaaaaccctgtgGTATTCAAGCTGTGGTAAAGTGTTGTGTGGTGGGGCTCAAAGTGCTCCATTGCTGAGTCCTGAGATGCACATGGACAGGAGCTTGCACTTGTGAGTAAATGTGCAAAggacagcaacacacacacataggGTGTTTTCACAAAGAGTGCTTTTATTCGTCTATTTTTGCTATGCCTTGTTTTTATCGTATTTAAATTAGTGatctcactggaaaaaaaaaaaagttatttattcaATGTATGAATTATTTTTGCCTTCTGAATATCCAGCTGTATCTGAAGCCTGTGGTATTGTGCCAGTGGAGTTGTGCATCACTGGATTCCAGAGTACTGGGGACACACGCTGCCTCCCTTCTTCTGCCGACGGTGCAGTGAGGCAGATGAGTAACCAAGACACCCCAAAATGCACTGACCTCGTGTCCCTGAGAGTGAAAACAGAGGCAGGAGAAACCAGCCCCTTAGCTCTGCCTTAGGAAATCAAGATCCACGCCCTCCCCTTCAGCCCGATTATTTAATTTCCAAGGATTGCAGCTGCTGTCCACGGGCAGTGGCCTTGTCAGCgctcaggaggagctggagcttgGGGAAGCAGCATTGCCTGCTTTGGGCAGTCAGGCTGGGGGAGGATGCTGTTCTGAGCactcttttccctttctggcACAGCCTCCCAGCAGGTGCCATGAGGAAGAGAACTGCCTGGCGGCAGGATTTTCCCAAGCACCAGTGTTCCTGCACagtaacttatttttttatttttattttttttcaggaaatccCACTGCAGTTTTAAGTCCATTTCACTCCCTCTTTCATcttctccagatttttttttttcccatacatAGGATTTTAAGATATATAGATTAATGCTCAGATTTTCTTCAGGTACAATTAATCCTTGAACAAATTACAACTGCTAATCTTGCTGGCTAGTACGGATCCAGTTTCCTTTTTCATATTCCActtaacatgatttttttttttttctgtttgctggcTTATTCAAAAACATTTACTGATCTTTATCTGTACAGAAAATTCTCTTAGACAGTACGCAAAGGGAAACAGGTGTCACCAGGATGCATTTTGTCATGTTACATAGTGTAAGTTTAAAAAGCACATCACCTGAAGGACCACCAGTGTTGCAGCTTGTCACACAGCCCCGGTGACTTGCCCTCCAAATGATATAAAGGACTGTCTTCCATGTCTCTGAGGTATGCAGAACCTTTGTGAGAGGATCAGGAACTTCCCTGAGGCCAGTCTTTCCCAGGATTTGTCCAATCCTTGCTTCCTTAaaaacagcaggagcaggactggGCCTCTTGGCACCAACCTATAGGAATGTTTATGGGAGAGGAAAGGTATCTAATGGATAGATAAAACACGTGTGTTTTCATTCCAAGACGTTGCCAAGGTTCGTGTGTTCCCAAAGCCTCTGCccaggtgccagcagcacaCGTAGAAGGAGACAATTAAAACGTTGTGTCTGATCTTGTTTTAAACCCCCGGCGTGACTCATGGCACAAGTTCTCGGTTTCCTTTGTGGACAGTGATGCATCCTGATCCGTCGTGTTCGTTTTCCAAGCTTCCAACCAAGTGGCACTTTACCTGCAGAGTGGTGTGTAACAGGTTTCCTGCGGTCGGTGCGTGTCTTCCTCCTGTACTGTTGTTTGCAGCACGCTGTTTCACGGGGATAAAGTAACTCTGTCACACTCCTCTGGTAGTACCTGCAAAGATGAATAGCTTCCCATTAGCAGCCCTCCGTGGTGACTGTTCCTGTGGGAGAGTGGGGATCATTATTGTACAGCTCCAACCTGGTTTTAGTTCAGCTGACTCTGTGCCTCGGGCAGTCCCAGATGACGTTCGCTTGCTCCGGGCTCACTGCAGAGggtgcagagctgagctcctcTGCCGTGTGCGACCCTCAGATCAGTGTGAGAGCAGCTTGGGCTGCTGGCTCGCTCCGAGTGCTTCCACCGTCATTTCTGGACTCCTTAGGACGATCTGCGCTGCTGCCCCATTCCACAACAGCCCTGGGCAGCGGGCAGGCACTGGCGTTAGGCGGGACGAGGAAATCCAGAGCCAAGCTCTGACTGCACTGGCCTGGCAGCTGAATTTGAGCTAAGccattctgctgctgctgccgagAGCACATCTTACTCCGTGTGGACCTGCCCTGTGTCAAGAGACGCTCCAGAGTGGCGTCGGCACCCAGCGGGACCCCGAGGACGATCCGGCACAGCTCCGAGCCCGCGCTGTCCCCTCCCGGCTCTCCGTGGGGACGGCACTGGCGCGGTGGCACCCACGGCGGTGGCGCTGGTTCTGTAGCACCCCGGGCCCTGGCTGGTGCTGGAGGAAGAGGTTCTGTCACCAGGCGTGCTGCAGGAGCCCCGCGCTGGCTGCTCGCGCTCCCCAAGCACGaggccaggctggtgctggacTGAACTCGGCTCTCCACCGACTTGGACTCGTCCATCCTCCAACTAGATCCTTCCTAACGGGAATAAAAACGCTCCTAGCACTAAAGACGGCTGGCTTGTCAACAGAACAGCAAAATAatctgcatttatttatatCTCAAACATATCTACCTTACTCAAATCAGTGTAAGCCTGCTGGGGCGCTTGTGGGAACAGTTCCAGCCTGATCTGTGcgggctgggctgtgcctgggaaggTCACTGCTCAGCTGAAACTAAAACTGTATGTAAAATGTGAACTGGTTGGGGCTTCTTCCTACTTTATAATGTTGTAACTCTATTGAAATGTGTGTTCTAGTCTTCTATTTTCTTAGTAAAATGCATTCCCTTTGCCTAAGTCGTATCTGATGGTTTTTattctggaaaacaaagtaaagCAAAACCACTTGATCTATCCAGGACTGGAAAAAGTCTCTTTGCCAAGGGGCTTTGTAAATGGAGTTGGATGTGATAATCATTAAGGTATTTTCCTGGAATCAAGGAAATTAGAGGATGATTTGAGTCAGAAGGGAACCTAAATgaccatccagtgccacccctgccatgggcagggacaccttccactgtcccaggctgctccaagccacaatgtccaacctggccttgggcactgccagggatccaggtgATGCCTGGAGAGTCTGACgtggaacagagactagacagagcagaaggaataaaacgggtatttattgaaaggatgcaccttgggcagtgcaagaggggctacacccaaatcaaatccaaggtGGATCATGTCAAAAGTCTTCACATTTTTGTAagataagttttggttcattcacatattggggtcaattatccaaccacagccccaagGTCACCAAGTCTCAAAGGCTTGCCCCCTTCCCTTTGATGTTTATGATTTTTGGGTACCAGGTGTCTTTGGTTCTCCTGCtggaaaggaattgttttgtctgactaTGCTGTGAAGAGAATTCACTAACACCTgacatgaagtttcagagttacacaccaagcagcagagaacctgaaaaatataaaagctaaaacccaaggcatcacagtagcagccccagctgctccgggcaccctgtgccagggcctgcccaccctcccagccagcaattcccaattcccaatatcccatccatccctgccctctggcagtggaagccattgcccgtgtcctgtccctgcatgccttgtccccagtccctgtccagctctcctggagccccttcaggccctgccaggggctctgagctctccctggagccttctcttgtgcagctgagcacccccagctctgccaggctggctccagagcagaggggctccagccctggagcatctccgtgccctcctctggactggctccagcagctccacgtccttgtgctgttggagcccagggctggaggcagctctgcaggtggggtctcacctgagcacaggggcagaggggcagaatcccccctgccctgctgcccacctgggggatcagcccagggcaggggggttcaggctggggcaggtccagctctcacccacagcacccccagctccttctcccagggctgctccccctgctcatccccagcctggattgaTCCCGGTGGctgccctgacacagctgcagctccagcacttgGCTTTTTTCCACACGATCAGTTCCAAGGAGCAGTTTATGCCCGCGATTTCCCGCAGCCGAGAGCGCGGGCCGAGGGCGGGCTCTGCCCTCACGGTCccgcccgccggccccgccTGACGCCGCCCGGGAGGTAAGGCCGGGACCGGGCCTGGCTGGGCCGGACTAGGCCCCGGTAGCCCATCGCCGTGTCCCGGTAgcccatccccgtgtccccgtgtcccgatagcccatccccgtgtcccggTAGCCCATCCCGTCTCCCCgggccccgcccggccccttCGTGTGTCCCACAGGCCCCGAGCCCGGGCCGGGAAGCGCGGGCGGAGCCGggggtggctgcagggagagcccagagcccctggcagggcctgaaggggctccaggagagctggacagggactggggacaaggcatgcagggacaggacacgggcaatggcttccactgccagagggcagggatggatgggatattgggaattgggaattgctggctgggagggtgggcaggccctggcacagggtgcccagagcagctggggctgtccctggatccctggcagtgtccaaggacaggctggatggggctgggagcatcctgggatagtgggaggtgtccctgcccatggtaagGAGGTTGGAATGCAAGTATTTTCAAggttccttccaatccaaacaaTTCAGTTCTTGTACGATACCATGATTTTAcacagaggagaaggaaaatgcaaatatgtGCATTTGCAaagtgtttgtttggtttgtgacGGACATGAATCATCACTCCCCCTGGGCCCCCAAGGTCAGGTTGCACCTTGGTGTGCCTGGGAGGACCCTGCAAGCCCACCCGGGAAGAGAGTGCTTTCTTCTGGGATTCCGGAATccaggaatggtttgggttagagggacctcaaagcccatccagtgccactaCTGCCATGGacggggacaccttccactgtcccagtttgctccaagccccatccagcctggccttggacactgccaagGATCCAGGGACATCCGCAGATGCTCtgtgcctccccaccctcacaggagaGAGCAACTGGAAGGTTGTGGAAACTCCTCTAAAAACAAATGAACGTGAGAAGATTCTTTTGATAGATACCTTAAGATGTTTAGGCACCTGGAGTTTTAAATTCTTCTGGGAACAAGGCAGGAGCAAATACTGGGAAGGCTAAGGCTGGAGAAAGCACACTCCATGAGGTGAGACAGCAGTCCATGTGGatgtgctgctcctggcacagtTTTCCAAAGATTGTTCGGCCCTGCAGACCAGCCAGGCTCCTCATGTAGACATTATCACAGGCAGCTGGGGTACAGATATTTGGGGTGAAACAGCTGTTCCCTGGCCTGCGCCCTCgggccacccctgccctgcctctcCTGGGCTCTGAAGTTGCTCTGAGGGAAGTGACCCTTTCCCCTCTGCACTTCTGGGCTCCTGAAATTTGGGAATGGCAATGAAATGCCGGCAGAGACTGTTTGGGGAAAGTCATTCTGAAAAGGCTCCTGGTGGGAAGGTTCATGCAGGAAAAACTCAGCATTTAAACAGAGGAAATAAATCATGGTGGGGTTAGAGATTAGAGCTGTTTTCTCTGGTAATCCACAAAGGTCTTGTGCTTGGGCTGTGTTTTTGCAATCTTCCACCGACATGAAAAGGAAATCTCTGCTTGTAAATAATGTGTTGTCTGAAAGTTATATCCTGCTCTTGGGCAGCTTTTATGTGTTGAGGGAAAGGGAATGTGATCCTCACACTGAGCAGTGGAGGATACCTTCACTTGAAAGTTTCTTGGTTTCCGTGGGTAAATAcatcaaatcacagaatatcctgagctggaagggacccacagggatcatccagcccagcccctgtccctgcacagacaccccaacaatcccagcctgtgcatccctgggagcagtgtccaaactctcctggagctctggcacagtccagcccctgtccctgcacagacaccccaacaatcccagcctgtgcatccctgggagcagtgtccaaactgtcctggagctctggcagtcccggggccgtgcccgttccctgggcaccctctgggtgagggaagaacctttccccgATATCccctccaaacctccctggcgcagctccagccgttccccgtgtcctgtcccagtcACGGGGAGCGGGGATCAGCGCATCCTACCATCCCTGAGCTGCAGATGTGTGTTCCAGGTTCCTCCCGGTGTTGGGATGTCTCTGGAGATCACCTTCCTGGGCACGGGCTCAGCCTACCCGTCCCCGTCCCGCGGAGCCTCGGCGCTGGTGCTGCGCAGGGAAGGGCAGTGCTGGCTCTTCGACTGCGGCGAGGGCACGCAGACGCAGCTCATGAGGAGCCACCTCAGAGCAGGTCGGCGCCGTTTttggggcaggggaagaggTTGGGTTAGATCCCAGCCAGGTGCTTTGTCCCTGGTGGTGTTTGAAGGCAGAGTAATGAGCCTTGAGCACCGGCGGGGGCTGCCGAGCCTGCTCTGCAGAAATAACCCCTGGCTGCCCCTCGCTGGGGGTTACTGCCTCCCAGAGCAGAACTGAATGAATTCCTCGGGTTTGGCAATCCCAAACAGGAATTCCCAAACAGAAACGGGAACGCTTTGTTGTgtgtctgcaggcagctccAGACCAAACCTGCCGTGAGCCTTCCTGTGGGTAAAAATGTCTCTCTTCAAGCAAGGCCGGGTGTATTTCGGGGAACTTTCACTGTTTTGGCAAATAAATCAGAAATACAGCTCCCTTCCAGCCACTGTGCTTTCACAGCCCTCAGTGGCAGGAGCTGGCTTCTGTCTCCCAAAGAATGAGTTGTCAGCTACAAACAGAAATAcaagctcctgctcctccagaaCCCATCCGGGGATTTAATGACAGGGAGATAGACTGGtttccattacatttttttgCTGAATTCCTCTTAAAACCAAAGGAGGCTCAGTCAGGTGCTGGAGGAGATGCCTTGCTGTGTGTCAGTGggagctcagcagagcagacagAGGCAGCCTGGTTAAGGGACATGTGTCTGCAAGGAGAGAGAGTCGTGGGCTCTTCTaacccagccagggcagggcccAGCTCAGGCAAACAAGAGAGCCCAGACATTTACAGAGCAGCTGTTCCCTTGTTTGAAACAACCCAGTCAGGAACGGTGGGGCTCTTGCCTCTTAAAATACTCTGGAATCAAAACCGCAcgctggtttggttttggttcttttttgattttgttcGTTTCACGGTCTGGAGTCCAAAGGAGGAGCAGCGCAAATTCCACATGGTGTCCCTCACTGGTCTACAGCTTTCCTGTAAGATTCAAGCTCAAGTGCTTCCCTGCACTTCCATGCCTTTCACGTGGCAGATGTCCCCAGCCAGTCCCATTCCATGCTCGTGGAATGCTTGGCTTGGAAGGAGCTAAAACTTGCAtctctgcagcctttccttGGCACATCAGGCCAAAATAAACCCTGTGTggaagggatggatggggaaAGAAATACcttttgttttgggatttgtttgaattttgtttgggatttgtCTTGCCAAGCAGCGATGATTTCTGAGTCCTCACATTGTTTATTTCCCTgtcttttcctggttttgtcttttcctgTTCCGATCAACAGCCAGAATTACCAAGATTTTCATCACTCATCTTCACGGCGACCACTTTTTTGGACTTCCTGGGCTGCTGTGCACGCTGAGCCTGCAGAGTAACCCCGATGCCAGCAAAGCACCTGTTGATATTTATGGCCCGCTGGGAATACGGAGCTTCCTCTGGAGGAGCCTGGAGCTGTCTCACTCTCAGCTCCTCTTCCCCATCACCGTCCACGAGCTCGTCCCCACGCGGGACCAGTGTCCCGCAGAGGAATTTAAGGACTTTTCCAGCTTGGACAGAGGTGAGGAGATTCCTCGGGGGCCTCCAGGGAGAGTTCTGCACTTGGATCCAGAAGAAGATTCCTACTTGCTGgtggaggaggagcagctggtggTGAGAGCGTTCCGCCTCTTCCACCGCGTGCCCTCCTTTGGCTTTGTCATGGAAGAGAAGCCCCGGCCTGGGAAGCTCAATGTCCAGAAACTGAAAGACCTTGGTAGCTACTTTGacttattttccctctttttacTCCTCTCATGACCACTTTCCCTCGCGTTCTAGCAAATCAGAGCTGCTGTCTCTTCCCCATAGTGTGTTCTAACTcccattttgtgttttctgtcacATTTTGGCACCTGACCCCTCTGGTGTGTTACACTGGTGCCAGGGGATATCCCAGACTGTTTTAATGCTGGGAACAAGCTAACAAGTTCAGGTGTTAAAGTTTAAACAGCTCAGCATGGCTTTCAGGAAAACATATGGCCAGTATATTTGCATGCTTTAGTTGACTTTAATACAAACAATATAATTGTcgggtgttttttttttaatatactttccctgagcagctgcccctggatccctgtgaGTGTCcaagcccaggctggagcaccctgggacagtgcaagctgtccctgcctgtggcaggatgAACTCTGAGGGTGCCTTCCAGCCCTAGGGTTCTATGATTTTCTCCAAACACACTTCTTGCTAAGGTTACAAGCTCTTAATGGGTACGAAAAATGTGAAATACCGATTGATTTTTACACCGAGGCTGTGCTTTTTCCTCAGTGAGACAGCACATCTCAGGTGatgtttcttttcaaagctAACACTGATACAATAACACAATCAGTACAATCCTCACCTGCCGTCTTGCCTTTACCCACCAGGAATCCAACCAGGTCCCTCCTACGGGAAACTGAAGAGCGGCACCGCCATCGTCCTGGAAAACGGAGCCACAGTTTCTCCGTGGGACGTGCTGGAATCTCCCATTCCCGGCAGGAAGATCTGCGTGCTGGGGGACTGCTCGGGGACGGTGGGGAGTGGGGCCGAGCGGCTGTGCCGGGGGGCGGACGTGCTGGTGCACGAGGCCACGCTGggggacggacagacggacAAGGCACGGCAGCACGGGCACAGCACGCCCGGCACGGCCGCAGAGCTGGCCCGGCGGTGCCGAGCCAAGAGGTTGGTGCTGACCCACTTCAGCCAGCGGTACCGGCCCGCCGGGCAAGCTGGGGACGGTGACAGCGATGTCACCGAGCTGAAGAGACAGgctgaggccaggctggatggccAGGAAGTGACGCTGGCTGAGGATTTCATGACCATAGAGATCCCGATGAAAAGGTGAGAAGTGAGGAGTCCATGGCCATGGAGATCCCGATGATAAAACTGAGAAATGAGGAGTTCATGGCCATGGAGATCCTGATGGTAAAACTGAGAAATGAGGAGTTCATGGCCATGGAGATCCTGATGATAAAACTGAGAAATGAGGAGTTCATGGCCATGGAGATCCTGATGAACAACTGAGAAATGAGGAGTTCATGGCCATGGAGATCCCGATGAACAACTGAGAAATGAGGAGTTCATGGCCATGGAGATCCCGATGATAAACTGAGAAATGAGGAGTCCATGGCCATGGAGATCCTGATGAACAACTGAGAAATGAGGAGTTCATGGCCATGGAGATCCTGATGATAAACTGAGAAATGAGGAGTTCATGGCCATGGAGATCCTGATGAACAACTGAGAAATGAGGAGTTCATGGCCATGGAGATCCCAATGAACAACTGAGAAATGAGGAGTTCATGGCCATGGAGATCCCGATGAACAACTGAGAAATGAGGAGTTCATGGCCATGGAGATCCTGATGATAAACTGAGAAATGAGGAGTTCATGGCCATGGAGATCCTGATGATAAACTGAGAAATGAGGAGTTCATGGCCATGGAGATCCTGATGATAAACTGAGAAATGAGGAGTTCATGGCCATGGAGATCCCAATGAACAACTGAGAAATGAGGAGTTCATGGCCATGGAGATCCCAATGATAAAACTGAGAAATGAGGAGTTCATGGCCATGGAGATCCCGATGATAAAACTGAGAAATGAGGAGTTCATGGCCATGGAGATCCCGATGAACAACTGAGAAATGAGGAGTTCATGGCCATGGAGATCCTAATGATAAAACTGAGAAATGAGGAGTTCATGGCCATGGAGATCCTGATGATAAACTGAGAAATGAGGAGTTCATGGCCATGGAGATCCCGATGAACAACTGAGAAATGAGGAGTTCATGGCCATGGAGATCCTGATGATAAACTGAGAAATGAGGAGTTCATGGCCATGGAGATCCTGATGATAAACTGAGAAATGAGGAGTTCATGTCCATGGAGATCCTGATGATAAACTGAGAAATGAGGAGTTCATGGCCATGGAGATCCTGATGATAAACTGAGAAATGAGGAGTTCATGGCCATGGAGATCCTGATGAACAACTGAGAAATGAGGAGTTCATGGCCATGGAGATCCCGATGATAAACTGAGAAATGAGGCGAAATAGAGATCCCAGAGAAACAGTGAAAATTCAGGCCTTTTTGGCCACAGAGAT
Protein-coding sequences here:
- the ELAC1 gene encoding zinc phosphodiesterase ELAC protein 1, producing the protein MSLEITFLGTGSAYPSPSRGASALVLRREGQCWLFDCGEGTQTQLMRSHLRAGRITKIFITHLHGDHFFGLPGLLCTLSLQSNPDASKAPVDIYGPLGIRSFLWRSLELSHSQLLFPITVHELVPTRDQCPAEEFKDFSSLDRGEEIPRGPPGRVLHLDPEEDSYLLVEEEQLVVRAFRLFHRVPSFGFVMEEKPRPGKLNVQKLKDLGIQPGPSYGKLKSGTAIVLENGATVSPWDVLESPIPGRKICVLGDCSGTVGSGAERLCRGADVLVHEATLGDGQTDKARQHGHSTPGTAAELARRCRAKRLVLTHFSQRYRPAGQAGDGDSDVTELKRQAEARLDGQEVTLAEDFMTIEIPMKR